A section of the Drosophila subobscura isolate 14011-0131.10 chromosome A, UCBerk_Dsub_1.0, whole genome shotgun sequence genome encodes:
- the LOC117903385 gene encoding glycine-rich RNA-binding protein 7 isoform X2, with product MEHQFQWSQASSSNTTQSSFNQFIMRYALLVVFLCGLLFAFVSAGGGGGGQGGWQKSGGGGGGQGGWQQGGGGGGGWQQGGGGGGQGGWQKSGGGGGKHGGGSGQGGGKHGGGGW from the exons ATGGAGCATCAGTTTCAGTGGAGTCAAGCTTCCAGCAGCAATACGACACAGAGTTCCTTTAATCAGTTCATCATGCGCTACGCCCTACTCGTTGTCTTCCTGTGCGGACTCCTCTTCGCCTTTGTCTCCGCCGGAGGCGGGGGTGGTGGTCAAGGAGGTTGGCAGAAgagcggtggcggcggcggtggccaaGGAGGCTGGCAGCaaggaggcggcggtggtg GGGGCTGGCAGCaaggaggcggcggtggtggccaGGGAGGCTGGCAAAAGAgcggtggaggtggtggcAAACACGGCGGTGGTAGTGGCCAGGGAGGCGGCAAgcatggcggcggcggctggtAA
- the LOC117903385 gene encoding protein FAM98B isoform X1, producing the protein MEHQFQWSQASSSNTTQSSFNQFIMRYALLVVFLCGLLFAFVSAGGGGGGQGGWQKSGGGGGGQGGWQQGGGGGGQGGWQQGGGGRAQGGWQQGGGGGGQGGWQKSGGGGGKHGGGSGQGGGKHGGGGW; encoded by the coding sequence ATGGAGCATCAGTTTCAGTGGAGTCAAGCTTCCAGCAGCAATACGACACAGAGTTCCTTTAATCAGTTCATCATGCGCTACGCCCTACTCGTTGTCTTCCTGTGCGGACTCCTCTTCGCCTTTGTCTCCGCCGGAGGCGGGGGTGGTGGTCAAGGAGGTTGGCAGAAgagcggtggcggcggcggtggccaaGGAGGCTGGCAGCaaggaggcggcggtggtggccaAGGAGGCTGGCAGcaaggaggcggcggcagggcCCAAGGGGGCTGGCAGCaaggaggcggcggtggtggccaGGGAGGCTGGCAAAAGAgcggtggaggtggtggcAAACACGGCGGTGGTAGTGGCCAGGGAGGCGGCAAgcatggcggcggcggctggtAA
- the LOC117903381 gene encoding uncharacterized protein LOC117903381 isoform X9, which produces MVVSTLSITLENNGNNVVDVPHAAGVPVVENTPQKFSVLCGSNNQHVNNNSNNNNCNNYTNNTNKSQQSQQQQEKENAKLNNNSSQYFDMNGNGMEIEMGVGVGVGVELDAIQGSPSPSIASTSMATPQRSASALRRGNQIQRSSTRLRQQQEQLRRRREEEERIAQQNEFLRNSLRGSRKLKALQDSATPGKAMAMAQQQPAPAGLAAMPAGVENEAYLPDDDQAQPQPQPQPQPEHIDGYGELIAALTRLQSQLSKSGLSTLAGRVSAAHNVLASASVAHVLAARTAVLQRRRPRVGGPLHHNALGLQKDIVELLTQSNTAAAIELGNLLTSHEMEGLLLAHDRIANHTDGTPSPTPTPTPGGGLGSLSGASSPVTGPKRAMGGVVVPPPVVPPTLAQRGAMPLPRGESPPPPPLPMPMPMAMPMSACFGTLNDQNDNIRIIQIEKSTEPLGATVRNEGEAVVIGRIVRGGAAEKSGLLHEGDEILEVNGQELRGKTVNEVCALLGAMQGTLTFLIVPAGSPPSGGLGGLGLPGSMAGSGGLGSGLGAHRDTAVLHVRAHFDYDPEDDLYIPCRELGISFQKGDVLHVISREDPNWWQAYREGEEDQTLAGLIPSQSFQHQRETMKLAIAEEAGLARSRGKDGASSKGATLLCARKGRKKKKKASSEAGYPLYATTAPDETDPEEILTYEEVALYYPRATHKRPIVLIGPPNIGRHELRQRLMADSERFSAAVPHTSRARREGEVPGVDYHFITRQAFEADILARRFVEHGEYEKAYYGTSLEAIRTVVASGKICVLNLHPQSLKLLRASDLKPYVVLVAPPSLDKLRQKKLRNGEPFKEEELKDIIATARDMEARWGHLFDMIIINNDTERAYHQLLAEINSLEREPQWVPAQWVHNNRDES; this is translated from the exons aTGGTTGTCTCAACACTGAGCATTACGTTGGagaacaacggcaacaacgtGGTGGATGTGCCACATGCGGCTGGAGTGCCTGTGGTAGAGAATACGCCCCAGAAGTTTTCGGTTCTGtgcggcagcaacaatcaGCATGTTAACAATAActccaacaacaataattgcAATAATTACACCAACAACACGAACAAATCTCAACAAtctcaacaacagcaggagaaggaaaatgctaaactcaacaacaacagcagccaataCTTCGATATGAAtggcaatggaatggaaattgaaatgggagtgggtgtgggtgtgggtgtggaacTGGATGCCATCCAAGGATCACCTTCACCATCGATCGCCTCCACATCGATGGCCACGCCCCAGCGTAGCGCCTCCGCCCTGCGTCGCGGCAATCAAATCCAACGATCCTCGACACGTTTGCGGCAACAACAG GAGCAACTGCGCCGGAGacgcgaggaggaggagcgcatTGCGCAGCAGAACGAGTTCCTGCGGAACAGTCTGCGTGGCTCACGCAAGCTGAAGGCGCTCCAGGACTCGGCCACACCTGGCaaggccatggccatggcccagcagcagccagctccGGCGGGACTCGCCGCCATGCCCGCCGGTGTGGAGAATGAGGCCTATCTGCCGGATGATGATCaggcgcagccacagccacagccacagccccagccagagCATATCGATG GCTACGGCGAGCTGATCGCGGCACTAACCCGCCTCCAGAGCCAGCTGAGCAAGAGCGGCCTCAGCACGCTGGCCGGGCGGGTGTCGGCCGCCCACAACGTCCTGGCCAGCGCCAGTGTGGCCCACGTGCTGGCCGCCCGCACCGCCGTCCTGCAGCGTCGACGACCCCGCGTCGGCGGCCCACTGCACCACAACGCCCTCGGCCTGCAGAAGGACATCGTGGAGCTGCTCACGCAGTCGAACACCGCGGCGGCCATTGAGCTGGGCAACCTGCTCACCAGCCACGAGATGGAGGGCCTCCTGCTGGCCCACGATCGCATCGCCAATCACACGGACGGCACGCCCTCGCCCACCCCGACGCCCACGCCTGGCGGTGGCCTGGGATCGCTGAGCGGTGCCAGCAGTCCGGTGACGGGGCCAAAGAGAGCGATGGGCGGCGTGGTGGTGCCGCCACCAGTGGTGCCGCCAACGTTGGCGCAGCGCGGAGCAATGCCGCTGCCGCGTGGCGAGTCGCCGCCGCCTCCCCCGCTGCCCATGCCgatgcccatggccatgccgATGAGCGCCTGCTTTGGGACACTCAACGACCAGAACGACAACATCCGAATAATCCAGATCGAGAAGTCGACAGAGCCGCTGGGCGCCACCGTGCGCAACGAGGGCGAAGCGGTGGTCATTGGGCGGATCGTGCGCGGCGGAGCCGCCGAGAAGTCCGGCCTGCTGCACGAGGGCGACGAGATCCTGGAGGTGAACGGCCAGGAGCTGCGCGGCAAGACGGTGAACGAGGTGTGCGCCTTGCTCGGTGCGATGCAGGGCACCCTGACGTTCCTCATCGTGCCGGCGGGCAGTCCACCGTCGGGGGGCCTGGGAGGCCTTGGCCTGCCCGGCAGTATGGCCGGCAGCGGAGGACTCGGCTCGGGGCTGGGAGCGCACCGGGACACGGCCGTGCTGCATGTGCGGGCGCACTTCGATTACGATCCGGAGGACGATCTGTACATTCCGTGCCGGGAGCTGGGCATCAGCTTCCAGAAGGGCGATGTGCTGCACGTGATCAGCCGCGAGGATCCCAATTGGTGGCAGGCGTACCGCGAGGGCGAGGAGGACCAGACGCTGGCCGGCCTCATTCCTAGTCAGTCGTTCCAGCACCAGCGCGAGACGATGAAGCTGGCCATTGCCGAGGAGGCGGGCCTGGCCCGCTCCCGTGGCAAGGATGGGGCCAGCAGCAAGGGTGCCACGCTGCTCTGTGCGCGCAAGGGtcgcaaaaagaagaagaaggccaGCTCCGAGGCAGG CTATCCCTTGTACGCCACGACGGCGCCGGATGAGACCGATCCCGAAGAGATACTCACCTACGAGGAGGTGGCCCTCTACTATCCGCGGGCCACCCACAAGCGGCCCATCGTTCTCATCGGACCGCCCAACATCGGACGCCACGAGCTGCGCCAGCGCCTGATGGCGGACTCGGAGCGCTTCTCCGCTGCAGTGCCAC ATACATCACGTGCCCGGAGGGAGGGCGAGGTGCCCGGCGTCGACTATCACTTCATCACGCGCCAGGCCTTCGAGGCGGACATCCTGGCCCGACGCTTCGTCGAGCACGGAGAGTACGAGAAGGCCTACTACG GCACATCCCTGGAGGCCATACGAACGGTGGTGGCCAGCGGCAAGATCTGCGTGCTGAATCTGCATCCGCAGAGCCTGAAGCTGCTGCGAGCCTCCGACCTCAAGCCCtatgtggtgctggtggcgccCCCCAGCCTCGACAAGCTGCGGCAAAAGAAGCTGCGCAATGGGGAACCATTCAAG GAGGAAGAGCTCAAAGACATCATTGCCACGGCCAGGGACATGGAGGCACGTTGGGGCCATCTCTTCGAcatgatcatcatcaacaaTGACACGGAGCGTGCCTaccaccagctgctggccgagatCAATTCGCTGGAGCGCGAACCGCAGTGGGTGCCCGCCCAGTGGGTGCACAACAATCGGGACGAGTCATAA